The Lysobacter panacisoli genome includes a window with the following:
- a CDS encoding ferredoxin reductase, with protein sequence MNAVVRAAPPRGFKRLLRSCIAPDVFDFWAAKVDPMWSWERPLARIVERRAESADAITLVLQPNRHWRGFRAGQHLNLSVEIDGGAVTRSYSLSDAPRADGRLAITVKRIEGGRFSNHLFQRACVGDVLAIGQAFGDMTWTQDDGAWLFLAAGSGITPLMALVREHAARGMPTPLTLLYWARTRQELCFADELLALSDAHPNFSVHCMLTREVSDGAAPDGRIDAAQLASHVPDLASRRVYACGPGGFVEAARALVDGQARGFHAEAFTPPPSRLDDSGEAIITLQRSGRTLTVPRGQSLLTALEEQGIKPASGCRMGICNTCACGKSSGTSRHVHTGESTAEPVSALRLCVSAAASDLVLDL encoded by the coding sequence ATGAACGCCGTAGTCCGTGCCGCGCCCCCTCGCGGCTTCAAACGCCTGCTCCGCTCCTGCATCGCGCCGGATGTCTTCGACTTCTGGGCCGCCAAGGTGGACCCCATGTGGTCCTGGGAGCGGCCGCTGGCGCGCATCGTCGAACGCCGAGCCGAATCGGCCGACGCGATCACCCTCGTGCTGCAGCCCAACCGCCACTGGCGCGGCTTCCGCGCCGGCCAGCACCTCAACCTCAGCGTCGAGATCGACGGCGGCGCGGTCACGCGCAGCTACAGCCTGAGCGATGCACCGCGCGCGGACGGGCGTCTGGCGATCACGGTCAAGCGCATCGAGGGCGGCCGCTTCAGCAATCACCTGTTCCAGCGCGCCTGCGTCGGCGACGTGCTCGCGATCGGGCAGGCCTTCGGCGACATGACGTGGACGCAGGACGACGGCGCATGGCTGTTCCTCGCCGCCGGCAGCGGCATCACGCCGCTGATGGCGCTGGTGCGCGAACACGCTGCACGCGGCATGCCGACACCGCTGACGCTGCTGTACTGGGCGCGCACGCGGCAGGAACTGTGCTTCGCCGACGAACTGTTGGCGTTGTCCGATGCGCACCCGAACTTCAGCGTGCACTGCATGCTCACCCGCGAGGTTTCCGACGGCGCGGCGCCGGATGGCCGCATCGACGCCGCGCAGCTCGCATCGCACGTGCCCGATCTCGCATCGCGTCGCGTCTACGCCTGCGGTCCCGGCGGTTTCGTCGAAGCGGCGCGCGCGCTGGTCGACGGCCAGGCGCGCGGCTTCCATGCCGAAGCGTTCACGCCGCCGCCGAGCCGTCTGGACGACAGCGGCGAAGCGATCATCACCCTGCAACGCAGCGGCCGCACGCTGACCGTGCCGCGCGGTCAGTCGCTGCTGACTGCGCTGGAGGAGCAGGGAATCAAACCGGCCTCCGGTTGCCGCATGGGCATCTGCAACACCTGCGCCTGCGGCAAGTCCTCCGGCACCAGCCGGCACGTGCACACCGGCGAGTCCACGGCGGAGCCGGTGTCCGCGCTGCGCCTGTGCGTGAGTGCCGCCGCTTCCGACCTTGTACTGGACCTGTGA
- the fabR gene encoding HTH-type transcriptional repressor FabR: protein MHADAEHAVGRKATISREDLLAAALKLIGPHRSVSTLSLREVAREAGIAPNSFYRQFRDMDELAVALIDLAGRSLRKIVGEARQRATTDRSIIRGSVEAFMEQVRADDKLLHVLLREGTVGSDAFKQAVDRELSFFEEELRVDLIRLNASQGIALREPALVAKAITRLVFAMGATAMDLPPEKDPDLIRQLTLMVRMIIAGSRTLAGEPAISPDSRS, encoded by the coding sequence ATCCATGCAGACGCCGAGCACGCGGTAGGCCGCAAGGCCACGATCTCGCGTGAAGATCTGCTGGCGGCCGCGCTCAAGCTGATCGGCCCGCATCGCAGCGTGTCGACGCTGAGTCTGCGCGAGGTCGCCCGCGAGGCCGGCATCGCGCCGAACAGCTTCTATCGCCAGTTCCGCGACATGGACGAACTGGCCGTGGCCCTGATCGACCTGGCCGGCCGCTCGCTGCGCAAGATCGTCGGCGAGGCGCGCCAGCGCGCGACCACCGACCGCAGCATCATCCGCGGCTCGGTCGAGGCGTTCATGGAGCAGGTCCGCGCCGACGACAAACTGCTGCATGTGCTGCTTCGCGAAGGCACGGTGGGTTCGGACGCCTTCAAGCAGGCGGTCGACCGCGAACTGAGCTTCTTCGAAGAGGAGCTGCGGGTGGACCTGATCCGCCTCAACGCGTCCCAGGGCATCGCCCTGCGCGAACCGGCGCTGGTGGCCAAGGCGATCACCCGACTGGTCTTCGCGATGGGCGCGACCGCAATGGACCTGCCGCCGGAAAAGGACCCGGACCTGATCCGGCAGCTCACTCTGATGGTGCGCATGATCATTGCAGGTTCGCGGACGTTGGCCGGAGAACCGGCGATTTCACCTGATTCCAGGAGCTAG
- a CDS encoding Lrp/AsnC family transcriptional regulator: MAAVELDRTDLSLLAELQRNGRLTNAELAERIHLSASACLRRVQRLEREGVIAGYRAEVDPERLGLGLQAFVRVQLSRHDADAIAAFGDFVNAWDEVVACHALTGDMDYLLQIVVQDLDHFSRFLLDRLLNQAGVADVNSSFVLRTVKASRGMPLPVR, encoded by the coding sequence ATGGCCGCCGTGGAGCTGGATCGTACTGACCTGTCCCTGCTCGCCGAGTTGCAGCGCAATGGTCGCCTGACCAATGCCGAGCTGGCCGAGCGTATCCATCTGTCCGCCTCGGCCTGCCTGCGACGCGTCCAGCGGCTCGAGCGGGAAGGCGTGATCGCCGGCTATCGCGCCGAGGTCGATCCCGAACGTCTGGGTCTCGGACTCCAGGCCTTCGTCCGCGTGCAGCTTTCCCGGCACGATGCCGACGCGATCGCTGCTTTTGGCGACTTCGTGAATGCCTGGGATGAGGTCGTTGCCTGCCACGCCCTGACCGGCGACATGGACTACCTGCTGCAGATCGTGGTCCAGGACCTGGACCACTTCTCGCGGTTCCTGCTCGATCGCCTGCTCAACCAGGCCGGCGTGGCGGACGTGAATTCGAGTTTCGTGCTGCGCACGGTGAAGGCGTCTCGGGGGATGCCGCTGCCGGTGCGCTAG
- the phhA gene encoding phenylalanine 4-monooxygenase gives MNLGTPNRVEHQLTDKGYVPVYTTAVVDQPWSSYTSTDHDVWATLFKRQREILVGRASDEFLRTQEAMGMAADRIPKFDELNRTLRRETGWELVGVEGLLPELTFFDHLANRRFPVTWWIRKPEQLDYLAEPDLFHDLFGHVPLLMNPVFADYMQAYGRGGVKAHGIGPEALVNLTRLYWYTVEFGLIKQDDGLRIYGSGIVSSKGESIHCLESAAPNRIGFDLERIMRTRYRIDTYQKTYFVIDSYEQLMEATRPDFTPIYAKLAQQDSIPAGSVLATDTVFNRGTGEGWATDGDV, from the coding sequence ATGAACCTCGGCACCCCCAACCGCGTGGAACACCAGCTCACCGACAAGGGATATGTGCCGGTGTACACGACCGCGGTCGTGGACCAACCCTGGAGCAGCTATACCTCCACCGACCACGACGTCTGGGCGACCCTGTTCAAGCGCCAGCGCGAGATCCTCGTGGGCCGCGCCAGCGACGAGTTCCTGCGCACGCAGGAAGCGATGGGCATGGCGGCCGACCGTATCCCGAAGTTCGACGAGCTCAACCGCACCCTGCGCCGCGAGACCGGCTGGGAACTGGTCGGCGTCGAAGGCCTGCTGCCCGAACTCACCTTCTTCGACCACCTCGCCAACCGCCGCTTCCCGGTGACGTGGTGGATCCGCAAGCCCGAGCAGCTGGATTACCTGGCCGAACCGGACCTGTTCCACGATCTGTTCGGCCACGTGCCGCTGCTGATGAACCCCGTCTTCGCCGACTACATGCAGGCCTACGGCCGCGGCGGCGTGAAGGCGCACGGCATCGGCCCGGAAGCGCTGGTCAACCTGACGCGCCTGTACTGGTACACGGTCGAGTTCGGCCTGATCAAACAGGACGACGGCCTGCGCATCTATGGCAGCGGCATCGTCTCGTCCAAGGGCGAATCGATCCATTGCCTGGAAAGCGCCGCGCCAAACCGCATCGGGTTCGACCTGGAGCGCATCATGCGCACGCGCTACCGCATCGATACGTACCAGAAGACGTATTTCGTCATCGACAGCTACGAACAGCTGATGGAAGCGACGCGCCCGGACTTCACGCCGATCTACGCGAAGCTTGCGCAGCAGGATTCGATCCCGGCCGGCTCGGTGCTCGCCACCGACACCGTGTTCAACCGCGGCACCGGCGAAGGCTGGGCGACCGACGGGGACGTGTGA
- a CDS encoding FAD/NAD(P)-binding protein: MRISIIGAGFSGCALATELARAAPEGVDIQLVGVSDTYGRGVAYGEARPEHLLNVRARDLGATSDHPGEFADWLNLTERARTTFLPRLVYGEYLHSRLVAASQLSLAALNRIEQEAIAIDREGPAFRVHLADGSDFISDRVVLAVGALPPQPLAGIGPRLAVHPGYVAWPWQNGLDGIGAIDRIEPSQRVLIIGTGLTMADVVTTLHRRGHRGAITALSRHGLLPQSHVEEPSDPIALPPTVLHALNTHDLRELVRALRALTPIVPDWRSLIDALRPYLQGFWRGLSQPSRAQFLRHLRSHWEVLRHRVAPPLSRELEELRTRGRLRVRAGRLLRARWAGESVEVLIRDRGFAHASRENYDVVVRATGFDTDVDRTSHPLIAQLRDSGLITADPLGLGIEASPRFEALDGAGSPVRGLYALGPLLRAQLWEITAVPELRVAARALAKQLLTQERRASADILRGMEALARP, from the coding sequence ATGCGGATCAGCATCATCGGCGCCGGTTTCAGCGGTTGTGCCCTGGCCACGGAACTGGCGCGCGCGGCGCCGGAGGGCGTGGACATCCAGCTGGTCGGCGTGTCCGACACCTACGGTCGCGGCGTTGCCTATGGCGAGGCGCGACCGGAGCACCTGCTGAACGTGCGTGCGCGCGATCTCGGCGCGACCTCGGACCATCCCGGCGAGTTCGCCGACTGGCTCAACCTCACCGAACGCGCGCGCACCACATTCCTGCCGCGTCTGGTGTACGGCGAGTACCTGCATTCGCGACTGGTCGCGGCGTCGCAGCTGTCGCTGGCCGCGCTCAACCGGATCGAGCAGGAAGCCATCGCGATCGATCGCGAAGGTCCGGCGTTCCGCGTGCACCTGGCCGACGGCTCGGATTTCATCAGCGATCGCGTGGTGCTGGCGGTCGGTGCGTTGCCGCCGCAGCCACTGGCCGGCATCGGCCCCCGCCTGGCGGTGCATCCGGGCTACGTCGCCTGGCCGTGGCAGAACGGACTGGATGGCATCGGCGCCATCGACCGCATCGAGCCGAGCCAGCGCGTGCTGATCATCGGCACCGGCCTGACGATGGCCGATGTGGTGACGACGCTGCACCGGCGCGGCCATCGCGGTGCGATCACCGCGCTGTCGCGCCACGGGCTGTTGCCGCAGTCGCACGTGGAGGAGCCTTCCGACCCGATCGCGTTGCCACCGACGGTGCTGCATGCGCTCAACACCCATGATCTCCGCGAGCTGGTACGCGCATTGCGCGCGCTCACGCCCATCGTGCCGGACTGGCGCAGCCTGATCGATGCGCTGCGCCCGTACCTGCAAGGCTTCTGGCGCGGGCTGTCGCAGCCCAGCCGCGCTCAGTTCCTGCGCCACCTGCGTTCGCATTGGGAAGTCCTGCGTCATCGCGTGGCGCCGCCGCTGTCGCGCGAGCTGGAAGAACTGCGCACGCGCGGACGCCTGCGCGTGCGTGCGGGACGGCTGCTGCGCGCGCGCTGGGCCGGCGAATCGGTCGAGGTGTTGATCCGTGATCGTGGTTTCGCCCATGCGAGCCGCGAAAACTACGACGTCGTGGTGCGCGCGACCGGTTTCGACACCGACGTGGATCGCACCAGCCATCCGCTGATCGCGCAGCTGCGGGATTCGGGATTGATCACCGCCGATCCGCTGGGTTTGGGCATCGAGGCCTCACCGCGTTTCGAAGCGCTCGACGGCGCGGGATCGCCGGTGCGCGGGCTGTATGCGCTCGGGCCGTTGCTGCGTGCACAGTTGTGGGAAATCACCGCGGTGCCCGAACTGCGCGTCGCCGCGCGCGCGCTGGCGAAGCAGCTGCTCACGCAGGAGCGACGGGCGAGTGCGGATATCCTGCGCGGAATGGAGGCGCTGGCGCGGCCGTGA
- a CDS encoding sensor histidine kinase — MHERVRQALQPLNLAAAFTLAAIGFGLRYEIPAQQQPLAWTLIGTTLLSVLALDWLPRRPAARAALYALQAVCGFVLISMAPRTGIAPVVLVILIAELAMEYRPRVVLVLAVVLNAVLYALLARGGHSAPHVQIALYIGFQAFAALTTHYARTAEEARDRLARVNADLLATRALLADSARDNERLRVARELHDVAGHKLTAMTLNLRALAADPAFAGRQEIALAQQLSSELLTDIRGIVQAMRHDRGLDLGTALRALAAPMPRPALQLHIAESVHVTDPAVAEAVLRLVQEALTNSARHADADVVQVWLDCADRRLHIRVEDDGHVRGALREGNGLSGMRERVAGAGGELALSTSERGALRIDASLPA; from the coding sequence ATGCACGAACGTGTCCGCCAGGCGCTCCAGCCCCTCAACCTTGCGGCAGCCTTCACGCTGGCTGCGATCGGCTTCGGCCTGCGCTACGAAATCCCGGCGCAGCAGCAGCCTCTGGCATGGACGTTGATCGGCACGACCCTGCTGTCGGTCCTTGCACTGGACTGGCTACCGCGGCGGCCAGCGGCACGCGCGGCGCTGTACGCGTTGCAGGCCGTATGCGGCTTCGTGCTGATCTCGATGGCCCCGCGCACCGGCATCGCACCGGTGGTGCTGGTGATCCTCATCGCCGAGCTGGCGATGGAGTACCGTCCGCGCGTGGTGCTCGTGCTGGCGGTAGTACTCAACGCAGTGCTGTACGCATTGCTGGCGCGCGGCGGCCACAGCGCACCGCACGTCCAGATCGCGCTGTACATCGGCTTCCAGGCGTTCGCCGCGCTGACCACGCACTACGCGCGCACCGCGGAGGAAGCACGCGATCGCCTCGCCCGGGTCAATGCCGATCTGCTGGCGACGCGTGCCTTGTTGGCCGACAGCGCGCGCGACAACGAACGCCTGCGCGTGGCGCGCGAGCTGCACGATGTCGCCGGCCACAAGCTCACCGCGATGACGCTGAATCTGCGCGCGCTCGCCGCCGATCCCGCGTTCGCCGGACGGCAGGAGATCGCGCTGGCGCAGCAGCTGTCGAGCGAGCTGCTCACCGACATCCGCGGCATCGTGCAGGCGATGCGCCACGATCGCGGGCTCGACCTCGGTACGGCGCTGCGCGCGCTGGCCGCGCCGATGCCGCGTCCGGCCCTGCAGCTGCACATCGCCGAGTCGGTGCACGTCACCGATCCCGCCGTCGCCGAAGCCGTGTTGCGCCTGGTGCAGGAAGCGCTGACCAACAGCGCGCGCCATGCCGACGCCGACGTCGTACAGGTGTGGCTGGACTGTGCGGACCGGCGTCTGCACATCCGCGTCGAGGACGACGGCCACGTGCGCGGCGCGCTGCGCGAGGGCAACGGCCTGTCGGGCATGCGCGAACGCGTCGCCGGTGCGGGCGGCGAGCTGGCGCTGAGCACGTCCGAGCGCGGCGCCCTGCGCATCGATGCGAGCCTGCCTGCATGA